In a single window of the Oryctolagus cuniculus chromosome 2, mOryCun1.1, whole genome shotgun sequence genome:
- the FGFRL1 gene encoding fibroblast growth factor receptor-like 1 — protein sequence MTPRPALLLPPLLLLLLPLLLGAPPPAAAARGPPRMADKVVPRQVARLGRTVRLQCPVEGDPPPLTMWTKDGRTIHSGWSRFRVLPQGLKVKEVEAADAGVYVCKATNGFGSLSLNYTLVVMDDVGPGKQSPGLDGSSGGPEDPAGQQWARPRFTQPSKMRRRVIARPVGSSVRLKCVASGHPRPDITWTKDDQALMHAEAGEHRKKKWTLSLKNLRPEDSGKYTCRVSNRVGAINATYKVDVIQRTRSKPVLTGTHPVNTTVDFGGTTSFQCKVRSDVKPVIQWLKRVEYGAEGRHNSTIDVGGQKFVVLPTGEVWSRPDGSYLNKLLIARARQDDAGMYICLGANTMGYSFRSAFLTVRPDPKPPGPHVAPSAPVTSLPWPVVIGIPAGAVFILGTVLLWLCQARKKPCAPGPAPGPRPPGAARDRGGDKDLPALAPLGAAPAGGLCEDLGPPAASQHLLGSGPAAGPKLYPKLYADVHTHTHTHCHTHAHVEGKVHYQC from the exons ATGACGCCGCGCCCCGCGCTGTtgctgccgccgctgctgctgctgctgctgccgctgctgctggggGCCCCCCCACCGGCCGCCGCCGCCAGAG GGCCCCCGCGGATGGCAGACAAGGTGGTCCCCCGGCAGGTGGCCCGGCTGGGCCGCACGGTGCGGCTGCAGTGCCCGGTGGAAGGGGACCCGCCACCCCTGACCATGTGGACCAAGGATGGCCGCACCATCCACAGCGGCTGGAGCCGCTTCCGCGTGCTGCCCCAGGGGCTGAAGGTGAAGGAGGTGGAGGCCGCGGACGCAGGCGTGTATGTGTGCAAGGCCACCAACGGCTTCGGCAGCCTCAGCCTCAACTACACGCTCGTCGTGATGG ATGACGTGGGTCCAgggaagcagagcccaggcctggacGGCTCCTCAGGGGGCCCGGAGGatccagccggccagcagtggG CGCGGCCCCGCTTCACACAGCCCTCCAAGATGAGGCGCCGGGTGATTGCGCGGCCCGTGGGCAGCTCTGTGCGGCTCAAGTGCGTGGCCAGCGGCCATCCGCGGCCCGACATCACGTGGACAAAGGACGATCAGGCCCTGATGCACGCGGAGGCCGGCGAGCACCGGAAGAAGAAGTGGACGCTGAGCCTGAAGAACCTGCGGCCCGAGGACAGCGGCAAATACACCTGCCGGGTGTCGAACCGCGTGGGCGCCATCAACGCCACCTACAAGGTGGACGTGATCC AGCGCACCCGCTCCAAGCCCGTGCTGACCGGCACGCACCCCGTGAACACCACGGTGGACTTCGGCGGGACCACGTCGTTCCAGTGCAAGGTGCGCAGCGACGTGAAGCCGGTGATCCAGTGGCTGAAGCGCGTGGAGTACGGCGCCGAGGGCCGCCACAACTCCACCATCGACGTGGGCGGCCAGAAGTTCGTGGTGCTGCCCACGGGCGAGGTGTGGTCGCGGCCCGACGGCTCCTACCTCAACAAGCTGCTCATCGCGCGCGCGCGCCAGGACGACGCTGGCATGTACATCTGTCTGGGCGCCAACACCATGGGCTACAGCTTCCGCAGCGCCTTCCTCACCGTGCGGCCAG ACCCCAAGCCGCCCGGGCCGCACGTGGCGCCCTCGGCCCCGGTCACAAGCCTGCCCTGGCCCGTGGTCATCGGCATCCCGGCGGGCGCCGTCTTCATCCTGGGCACCGTGCTGCTGTGGCTGTGTcaggccaggaagaagccctgtgcccccggccccgcccccggcccccgcccgcccGGCGCTGCCCGGGACCGCGGCGGGGACAAGGACCTGCCCGCGCTGGCCCCCCTGGGTGCAGCCCCTGCTGGGGGGCTGTGTGAGGACCTTGGGCCCCCAGCCgcctcccagcacctgctgggCTCAGGCCCGGCTGCAGGCCCCAAGCTGTACCCCAAGCTGTATGcagacgtgcacacacacacacacacgcactgccACACGCACGCCCACGTGGAGGGCAAGGTCCACTATCAGTGCTAG